The nucleotide sequence tttttttttttatttttttaaaaaaaaaaaaaaataaaaaaaaaaaaaaaaaaaaatatttaaaaaaaaaaaaaaaaaaaaaaaaaaaaaaaaaaaaaaaaaaaaaaaaaaaaaaaaaatttcttattttgtaattaaaataatacatatacatatatatatatatatatatatatatatatatatatatataagttcTTTTCCttgtaatataatatttaaatgtcaacttaaagaaatatttaaaacaaaaaaaaaaaaaattaaaataaaataaaataacaaaaaagtaataataatattaataaaacaaaacCAAACAAAAGCATATTTATGAGAAACCTTTAAATATCAAAATGTGTATTTGTAGTAgttatatgtttatttataaatgtattttatttaaagaaCATTTAATTCTCTAATAGCTTTGAAGTTTTCTGCAGCACGGTTTGAATATTGGCGAGAATAACAATCCATAGTTACATCAAATAATTCAACGAAATCTTCAGCTAAGAAATTTATTTCTGTTGATACGTGATTTTCATACATACCTACAAAATTCACTAAATTCTTTCTTTGGAAAAGGTGTTTCAAAAATCTGAAACCTTTTAAGTTAGGTATTGAATATGTTTTATGAAATAAAGCATAATCAAATTGTCTTAAAAACTTTTTATGAGAATTTAACATTTTAGTTTTTATAATTGAAAAGAAAGATGTAATTAAATCATCTGGTGTACCGTAATATTCtgatttattatctttttcaCAATAAGCAAATATAGGGTCATTGTTATTTGTTCCTACTAAAGCAAGAGAACTACTACGTTTTCTCAATCCTAATGTTTTATTCTTACTAATTACATTATTAACACTTCTTGCTGGTCCTGCTATATCTGAATTGTAGTAATTTTCCTTTGAACCAGcataaattaaaaaattgtaatCACGAACAAAATCAAGTACACTTATATCagtatatttattaaaatctCCAAAGTAATCATTATAAGGTGTTTGAACTCTTGATCCTACTATAAAGAAGGGATTAGACTTATATGTTGCATGTGTACTAGTTGATGCTTTATTCAATATACGTAAAAGTGGATTCTTCTT is from Plasmodium reichenowi strain SY57 chromosome 5, whole genome shotgun sequence and encodes:
- a CDS encoding rhoptry-associated protein 2, translated to MGLKFYVLVFLILCLKNVVKGDKCEIEFSRLYPESNSLTGLIYAHTERVHNLSMWVYFLYNHFSSADELIKYLEKMNINTLESRDHKCFARAVTLYFFYYYLKDIKSMLSTDDYQSFFKNKFKDINPLFINDFILILNDKKFMENLDLYIIKESEREHLVIKKNPLLRILNKASTSTHATYKSNPFFIVGSRVQTPYNDYFGDFNKYTDISVLDFVRDYNFLIYAGSKENYYNSDIAGPARSVNNVISKNKTLGLRKRSSSLALVGTNNNDPIFAYCEKDNKSEYYGTPDDLITSFFSIIKTKMLNSHKKFLRQFDYALFHKTYSIPNLKGFRFLKHLFQRKNLVNFVGMYENHVSTEINFLAEDFVELFDVTMDCYSRQYSNRAAENFKAIRELNVL